Below is a genomic region from Melanotaenia boesemani isolate fMelBoe1 chromosome 19, fMelBoe1.pri, whole genome shotgun sequence.
CGCAACTGACAGAGCAAGGTTGATAATAGGAAAGAGCCATCATAAGAACTAAGCAGATGAAGGTGATTGAGTCATCGGTAAAAGGTTCTACTTTCTTAAATGTCCAATATCAGCAGTTCAAAGAGGAGTTGaatctaaatgataaaaaaaaagcctggtaGTTGCTGATATTTATGTCTGCTTCtgataaaatgttgaaaatgccTTTTTGGAAGCAGACTCCTGTGAGATTTTAGTGTTCTCTACCTGCAAGCTTGTAGTTTTCAACAGAATCAAGCTGGTGCTTGTAAGATTTTCAATACATATAAAATACATCTAACCTAAAATTGGACATCTTAACTGGCAGTTAAATTGGAGCCACACCCTTAAACATGCCATGattcattgtttatttaaatgggaAAATTATTTACCATAGACTtatgtccattttttttatttatgtaaaaaactGACAGGAAGTCACCTGGGGTCCGACTTGAAGGCAGTGAGAAAGAGCCTTAAATAACAATAGGCTACTATAATGGTTTCAGAAGTTAAATACATGGTAGTCATATCCAACATAATCATGCTGGATGGAGCAGagccttttctctttctctctttttctctctctctgtcaaaGGATTTGTTCCTTGCTGCCCATTACAATCAATTTATGTCGATGGAGCTCTGTAGTGAATTCATTCTTGAAACCCTAAGGctcttatattttatatatatatggtccaTCTAACACTGTGGTCAAGCCTCAGATAACATCTATAGGGTGGTGGATGGAttgcaaagaaaatgttctCCAGAGCATAAATCCTCTACGTTTatgaaaacaacacaagcatttTGCAGTTTTATCATGTCTTGATATCTCTTTGGTTGATTGCCATTAAGTATGGAACAGCCATGATGCCATGCGGAAGACTACTTAAAATCTCTGGTAATCCCCGGATTTACCCCTAGACCTGCACAACTAATGACAATCCCATCAAGCTCAGTTAGACTCTCGGTCCTCACATGCTAATTGGCTAATGTTAACTTTGCTGACGTGCTAAACTTACATGTACATTGTTACTGTGAGCAGGTGGAGGTGAGCATATAGCTCAAAGCGCTGCTGTCTGTAAGTGCAGCATCAGAGAGCTGtctggttttgttttagtttgactAGCATTTTATTTAGTGTGGAGGCATTGACACAGAGTCAAAAACTTGTTATTTCTACTTAATTTTAGCAGGAATACCCAGGCTGCGTGCAGCCCCAGTGAACTATCATGCTAGCCTGTATCCAGAGACGGCAGAACTTCTCATCCCAGAGATTGGCCTGCACACCCAAAAGCCTTGATGTTCAGCCACCACCACTACTGCTGCCAGTACCACAACTGCAGCCATGCACCCACAAAGGTAAGTCTGTCACACAGCTGGAGACATTTAGTCTAAGACACACAGTTTGATATCAGTGTAAAAggaaaccgttttttttttttttaattacacaaTAAAGATTGCTTGAGAATGTTGATCTCAGTCCTCCTTTACCTTGTAAAGGCCATGCTCTCTCTAACAGTGCTGCTTCCAGGTATAGTCAAAGATTTATATGCATAGTTTTAGCTTTGATTTCCGCTACTGAGACGCTTCTTGAATTAAAATAACAAGCCTCTTGATGATGATGCCTGCTAATTGGGTCAGTAATCAACGTGTTCCTGCGGTGAAAATACATGCAGGTCAAAGTGGACTCTGAAATTACAGAGTTAATCAACTCTCTCAAACAGGGGCTACTAACGATGCTCACATTTTTTTGGCTTCATGTCagtgctgtttgaccttcatcTTGACTGATTATGCTGCTTTTGTTGAAAGGTTAGGTAGGCCTGGGATTTGTGATTAGATTTCTTTCAATTAAATGATTACGTTCAGCGTGTTTGCACATTTAGATCCTGTCTGATAGGACTGTTTTGTTTCAGTGCAGGTTTCTCTACATTTGTGTTATTTGTGCAGTGATCCAAATTGCTTTGTCTTTGCCTTTCTAGATAGCCTGTGTTCACAGAATGAGGTTAAAGACATAAATGCATTTattgttcttctgtttttcatgtATTTCATGTTATATTCTCACATGTAAGATAAGCTTCTGCACTGCTCAAACTAACGGGGATTGCAGATACAGTAATAATGTTACCAGTCTGGTTTGCTTGCATGGACGTGTCATTCTCATGCAGGATATCTTCCAGTTTAATGCTACACTGTTTAAACTTTCACCGAGTACGTTTTTAGTAAATGCATCCTGTGGAAgtttggaaaaaggaaaaagcacaTTATTGTTTTCAGGTTTAATGATGCAATAATAATCAGGTTTCTGAGCCTAACACCTGCACATTTACACAGGTGTTTTTACTTATTCTAGATAATTGGACTTCCTCTCAGGTTGAAGTTGAATGGAGCCATGCTGGGAGTTTACTGCGGTCACCAAACCTCTCAAACTGTAGTTAGGAGAACCATAAAAGCTGTCGGTGCAGGTGCAAAAAGCCTAGCACGGCAGTAAGAAAGGTGTTTTGTAAAGTATCCACATAATCATGTGTTTTAAACAGCCAAAAGTGAACAAAAACCCTTTTATTGTGATAGACTATGTAGTTAATTATTCcctctttttatttagttgtagCTAAGCCATGCATATCCAACTATGAAGAAAATGTTGTTGCTCTATCTACTCTTCTCTCTCATTTCCCCAGGCAAAATACCTCtttgttattaaatattaattggGAAACAGTGGAGCACATGTCTGCTAAATGTTGGAACAGAAGGATCTAGTTTGCCTTAGGCATAACCAGGGATGTATTTCCCATCCTGTTTACCTGCAGGGCCTCCACCCTTTTTGAGTTTTATGTACTGTGACTGTGGGTAGTGCAGCACCCTCCAGCTCTACTCTGACATTTCGAGCACAGCCACAGGGAACAGACTCCTGATGGGAGCTCAGTCTGTGTGGTCCAGGCTTCTTCATTAAATGAGCTGGTGCTGGATCAAATTAAATGGGGACAGTGTTTAGCTACTGCTGTGCTTTTTTAAAGCCATTTCCATTTTTAGCTATCAATAAATGGAAGGATTGGACACAATagctctctctttctttctctctcagcTGCATAAACCCATGTGAATATCTCTGAGAAACAAGAGTTATGAAGATGAGAATAAATGAGAGCTGTGCTCTTCTTCGCTATCTCAGCCTGAAAGCAGGGGCCGGgagtgcttttttttcccacgCTTCTGGCCTGTGCTTGGGCTGGCTTTGAGAAGTGAAACTTTGCCCAAGCTGGGCCAAGTGGCACAGAAACAAATGAGGAATGACACTGGTGCAAAGAAGTACTCGCCAGAGCCTCCTCGAGCACACATAGCTAAGTGTTGAACCCTGAGGTTACACTGTTCTGGGAGCACCGTTCATATAGAGGCTGCTGACACAGAAAGAGGGAGGCATGTTAAATGggggtctgttttttttttgtttagggtGTTTACTGAGAAAAGTCGTATATAGAGAGGCTAGTGTGAGAGGAAGTTGAGAGCACATGGCTCTGGAGTTAGCATGTCATGTGTCCTACTGCAGTGTGAAACATAGAGAATCAGCTGTCAAATCTGTTGTCCAGTTTGAGATGATGTATAGCTTAAAATACAGCAAACATTGGCTCCAGTTAGTGTGGAGAAGTAGTCGGTGGTGCTGGCTGCAAGTTTATGGCAAATTGTACATGGACTGTATGTATAGAGGTCTTTTCTAGTgtggttgaccaaagtgcttcactgTCGAAGCCACATTCACACAgagctttttttattctttacacagaTCTCTGCTGTGCACTCCGCTCTGAATGTAATACAGAATACAGTAGCCTCCTCGAGGACATTTTGACATGCTGATTTCAGAAGCCAGGgatcaaacacacaaacttctGATTGGtggacaaacaccgttctgccTGATCGGCTTCTGCACAATCTTTTGCTTCTTATCAAGAAAGCAGGCACTTTTACAGAGTTTGATGTTGATCGAAACCATAAAAGTAATCCATGATCAGTCCCTTGAAATTATCAGTGTACAAAATGAATGCAACTTTCAGTCCCAGAGCTGGAGATTTCTAAAGTGACTCCTCTTTTGGCGGTTTTACAACACCTTAATAAGCTATTGACATCACGCTGTTGCTTGTTTTGACTTTTGGAATCCCTTTTGTGCCTCACTGCAGCTTTAAACTGTTTATTGAATCTTTGACATGCAGTGTTTGAAACTTGCTGAAATGATCAAAGACAGCAGGATGTGTTTTGCATATATAATCAAACAGGTGATTGAAAAataaccctttttttttaccttgaggCCCTCATTTAGTAGGAGAACCCTGGCAGCTGCTAGTTATCTGTTTGCTGTGGCTAAGCGGCAGATAGTCAATCGGAGAGGCTCATCTCAAACGAATGAATGAAGGCAGGACCAATTAATCATATGCTTCTAATGACTGGACTTATTGGGCCAACTGGGTGCATAGAAgacgttgccatggtaacagatAAACGGGTGCTAaatgcattgtgtgtgtgtgtgtgtgtgtgtgtgtgtgtgtgtactgagCTTGGTCTCTAGTTATTAAGGTAGACCAAAGTATTTTAAATATGAGGATTATTAGTGTGGTAAACAAGTATTTATGCCTGCTGAGATGTGCTGTTCTGTAATTAACTGCCAGTTTTTAGTGCCATGTTCCTGCTGAGGATTTGACACAAGTAAACAAGTTATCTCGCCCAAGTGTTCAAGATAAGGCCTTAGCCTAACATCAAAGACCTATGGGTTTTTTTGCCTGGCAGCACTGCCAATGTGGATAGATTCTAGTTTTATCTCATGTGGGAATCATATCTAGCAGTCATTGTAATTGTTTCCTTATGTTCCCCCTCTGGGTATGAAGTGGTTGGAAGCCGCTGTTTTGGAAACCCAATAAGCTTGTCCAACTCCCGTTTCAGCCCAGCCTCTGGGGTTTATTTTGCCCATAAATTAGTGATTAACTCAAACTGCTCCAAAACAATGAGGTCTCTGCTCTAATCTGTGGGGGAAATGGCTTCAAGTGTGACCACGGGAAAAAGATTAGCCAGTTTTAAAGTGGCAGAAAGCATTGAGTGGTACTGCATGTGGGTGGAATGAAGGTTATGAAAGACCATGAGTGTACATCCACCACTGcatgattaaaaactgttttattgcccctttatattttattattctcaTGTTTAGAtcacaaagacacacatcacATAATAAATTAGCTTTATAGTTGTGATTCAGGGTTTATGACTGGGGCCCCTCCTCCCCCAGTCCTTTCTTTCCCAGCATGTCCCCTGCATGAAAGGAGGAAATCAGGATTAGGTGTTTCCTGTGAAAGTGTGCCAGTTTTGCTCAGTGCCATAACAGTTCAACAGCATGGTTAATGCATCAAACCCATTTGAATCAGGAAAACATTGAAGCATGGGTGTATTAAATTGATTGAGATTCTTGCTGCATCACACATCACTGCCATTCTGCTCATTTTTGCTAAAAGGTAAAGAGTTGTGTACTGCAGCATGGCTTTGGCCAAGGCTGCTTTTTGCAAAAAGAGGCTGCTGTTATTTTCTGTGCTGCCTCTGCTTGCTGTCAGGGCTGAGGAGAGATACAGCATACAGGCTGCAGGTTCAGGGTGATTAAGTGCTTAAGGTCAGACTGCTAATTATCTTCCTGCCATTCCTTACCTCACTACACACAGCTGCCATTTCCCCGTTGTCATGTGAACAGCctcatatttgttttaatttcttatctttattttacagcacTGAATTTTGTTGTGTGAATACAGCCCCACTCAGTAAATAAACTTAGGAAACGTGTCTCCAAAAGGCATGGAGTTGACAGTCTGTGGAGttcattaattaataaattaatgtcTTTAAATTTGTCAGCAAAAATTGAGTAGACAAGGAattatttagcattttcttCTGTTGGTAATCCTTTACTGCTGAGAAATGCTTGTGATCTCTCACCACAGGATGCAAATGTAAATAAGCTGTGACCACTTCAAGCAAAGACTTGTTTTCTCACATGGAGTTACTTTGGTTTTGGAAGATCTGGGGCCATGAACACAGACTCTTTCTATCTCAAGTCTGTTATAACCAAGCTTATAAACTAGAgactatttattattaaaaaccaGCCAACGTTAAAACTCTCAGTATAACACTCCAAGCAGCAGGAGGTCTTACCTCCCTGCAAGTCACACCTGGCATACTTTATGCACACCTTCACAGATAGAACCATGCCAGAACAATGAAGGTCATGCACCACCCAGAGATTCTTACACTGCCATTGCAAGGCACAAGTTGACATCTCTAATAATTCAGGTGAGGTAAATAAATTAGCAAGAATAGTGACAGGCTCGCCACAGCTGGTAGCAGTTGCTTAGCAGACTGCAACATCAAGGCCAGGAGTTGACTTTGTGGACTAATGAGCATCTGATCATGAAAACACAGTTGTTAGGGTTTGTTATAAGGCACTCAGACCAAAAAAACTCCATTTGACAACACATCACTAGTTGTGTAAAAGCAATAAAGGGTTGATTAAACATGTTGATTAAACACTAGGAAGCTGCAATGCTTGGCAAGAcacctttttcattttaatttagggTCAGATAATGTTTATCTGCatctatttttactgtaaaccTAATTAACAAGGTTATTAAACAGTGATAATAGGCGTTGCATGTTTTGCAAGTTTCTTTGagttcttctttttaacattaaGGAAGTGATGCTTCATGCATTTTCACGGATAAGTACGAGTCCTGATGACAGTTTGAATGAGAAAGCAACCTCTGTACAATATGCTTGTGCTTTGTGAACAACTTTAGAGAGAAATTTGAGATATCTCCGTGCTAGATTGTAATAAATGAGTCACACATTTTAGCTAGGACTAAACTTGGACATTCAGTCCTAGCTAAAAATGTGTGAAGATGGTGAAGAATGACTTCAAGATCTGCTTTCATTACAGCTACCACATGCTTTGAGAAAGCATGTAAACATCCCGTGCGGTGCTCAGTTTACCACAGCATGGTGCTGCAATTTACTGCTATTTAACACTACTGATTGCTATTAAACTCACCAAGATGGAGATACTTACCTCTGGCTGTAATTTAGAGCAATTTTAATGCTGATCATGCTGATTTCAGATGTGACTCCACATTAACCAGTAATAGGGGTTTCTATCAGTATAACTTAAattgatttctcttttttattttccctttttctttcttttttttctatgcatATGTCACACAGTGGTGGTGCTCAGATGATAAATACGAATGCAGAGTGCCTATTTGCTAATGAGGTTTCCATAGTGCCACATTAAGGCAGCCGCAGTGGGAAGTGCAGCTGTGTTGTGTCTCCATAGCTCTGACAGGGCTGTAATCTGTGGACTAACAATATCAGACACCCTGTGAAGACGTGTTAGCATTCAAAGTGTTTGAAGTGTTTGTGGAGCGGCAAGCCAGTCACACCACTCAGGGCTTAGCATTCACATTGTACCCAATGAGAAATGGTGAAAATGCCAGGTTTTAAATTGTTTAGTCAAATTATTTATCGCtggtaagtgcaaaacatttCCCAAGGCAGAAAGAAATGGTATCAACCCTGTTGTATGGCGATGCAAAGagtcattacatttttaaaagtaattgcTTCTAGTCATCTAAGCTCCTTTCAGGTGGTTATGATCCTTTTCCCTCTTATCTTTTATGGTCatgaataatacatttttagcCAAAAGCCAGAAACTGTTATTACAGCTGGCTTTTCCTGTCACCACTTTTTTCACATGCAAGATTATGGGAAACCAGAGAAGAGCGAGCTCACATCTTGATGTTGTATACAGTACAAACACCTCTCCAACATCCCagatgtcattgttttctatAGCAGCAACTACGCTGTGATACATAATAAGCagtgttttgctttgttgtaTTTCTCTCCAGAATTCATTCATGCTCCTGGCACCATGGTGCGTTTTCCTTCTGCTCCGCTGGGAGATTGTTGGATGAATTGAACACTCCACCTTACCTCTTTCTTCCATTTTAAACAcccaatttatttcttttgcgAGGTGGATCTTGTAGATTGACTCATTTTCACAGTCGGGAGGCTCACTGTAGGcctgaaatgaaatgaactCCCAAATCAATTTCAAATGGGAACAATGAGCGAGCTCTCCCCCGCATGGCTGGAATTGGTTTTGttattgaaaatgaaatgaagtgttttgtttttttattttttattttttttgccctTTATTGCAGATTACAGCCTTGTTCTCTTGCCTGCTGTGATTTCCACGTACTCACGTGTGGTCCAGGTTAATTTctctggattttcttttctctgtcagaAATTCCGTCATTCTGAAAGGTGGCTGTAATTTCTACCAggtgatttattgtttttttaatgaggcTCAtattccaccttttttttttttttttgttttttagtctcTAGGAGTTAAGCAGCCATGAAATAGTCTGAACAACAGTGTTTAAATCCAATCTTGTTTTGTCCTGTCTGCTTTCCTGCACACATTTCAATCAGTGGTGCTCTTCAtggtttctcttttttccagcagcagcatgtcCTGCACAGTTTGTTCTACAGGCTTGTGCAGTAGATTTGGTCCAATTTATAAAAGCATTGAGtagaacaaaattaaatttgcaGGAGCTGCCGATGCCCGGATGATTAGAAATGTAAACGTTCAGCCTAactgcagacatttttttaagcaattttttaaaagtgatcaTAATTGAGTTAGTTgattttaaaagtattaaaaatataatattatGCTTTTTGGGATTTTCAGTGGAttatatgagtttttttttcctgcttatataaccccaaataaaaaaaaggtaagatgttatgtaaaatgtaaataaaaacagaatgcattgATTTACAGATTTGTTATTGAGATATTTCACTACTTCATGTAACATATTGGCTCATTTTCAATTTGATGGcagaaaaatgtctttaaaaaaggtCTGGACAGGGTCATCTTTACCtctgtagcatcccctcttcttttaagaACAGGGAACTGAGGATACCAATTACTGGACCTATGCGAGTCTTCTACGATAAGAAATTTGCAAATTGTTGCATTCAGTTGGGGTTGTAAATAGCCTGTAAAGTTACAGGAGCCATAATCCacattctcttttaaagaaGACATTACTTCTGAACTATGTTGACTACATTCTTTGTAGTCcagattttccttttatttctaacagAACTGTGCAGTGTTTTATCACACATTCAGACAAATAATAACAGCTATGGCTTAGCAAGGGGATTGGTCCATGTGTCACTGTGTCCTTGGGCAATGCACTACCCCCATATTGCCCCAGATATGTTCAGTGGCATGTAATTGTAGATAAAAGTACTCCATactgtatgtattttttaaattgtttactAAACTAATCTTCCTCCACAGAACCCTTTCCACATTTACCCACTGTGGATTCATGGTTAAATGTCTTGTCGGACACACTAAAATCTCTTCTCTTCTTGATACTTTAAATCATTTGATTTGCCAGTAAACTAATTCTGTGTTAAACAAAGTCTGAATTAATTTCATGAAGCGCAGATCAAACAGTGCCAAAGGCATTTTCCTCCTTAAAATGAGTTTATGACTGGTTGATGTCCACCATTGTCCCCTAAAACAGGTCTGAAACTGCAagggaaaaacaacagaaacacaggGCTTTTCTTGGCTCCATGTATTctgatctctttttttttctcctttcttctcAGGCGAACCACCCTCCATGGTTTCTCGGTATCCGTCTCCTGCAGAGTTGGATGCTTTTGCCCAGAAAACTGCCAATAGCCCACTGTCCATCAAAATCTTTCCGTCTGATGTGCGTGTGCCACAGCATAAACAGCTTAACAAGACTGTCAATGGCTTAGACACCACAGGCCAACACTATAGCCCATACTCACATCCACACTCTGGAGGTTACCAAGGTTTACTAGCCATTGTCAAAGCCTCTGTGGTGATCAAAGGTATTGTGAAAACCTCTGAGGGCAAGAGGACTAAACATGCAAACTCTCAGACTTCTGTGGCACCGTATAATAATCCTGTGAATAACGGCTACACGGTCAGACATGGGCATAAGGCCTATCACATAAGCTCATGTAAACCCCCTGATGTACCCATTGAAACTCTTTGTTCTACTGCAGGAATGGCCTCTGGAGATCAGAGCCTGGCCCCCCAGTCTGAGCTGGCAGAGGTTCAAAGCCTGATGAGGCAGATGAGCAGGGTTCCTCACAGACAGGCCCTACAGCTGGGGGGAGAGGCTCGAGCCAGCCCCTCGCTGCAGGCTGTGGCTGCGGTGGCGCATTCTGATTCAGATTTTGTTCTGGGAGTGCCGCCCCAGAGCAGTCTGGCCTTTGCGGGGGCAGTGCTACCTACACAGAGTGCAGACACAGCCAAAGCTGGATACTTAGAGAGAGGAGACTACACAGTGTGGCAGCACAAAGCTCAAATGCAGCAGCAGTCCTATCAGCAGGGAGCAGTGAGGATGTACAGTATAAGTAACAGTGCTCAGGGGCACAGAGGAGCAGAAGCTGGGGTTGGCCAGTCTCCTGAAACCTGCCTCCCTTTACCATGCCCCTCACAGCTGTCATATAGACACCACCCTGGAAATGTGGAGCGAGTCAACAGCTCCTCTCTGAGTCACGCCACCATGCAGGGGGAGCGTACGGTTGGACAGTACTTCGCTCCTCTCTGGGACAACCCTAACAGCGACTGTTATACCTCTCAGGTGTTGGCACCGGGTACATGTACAGCCAGGCCTAGAGATCACCCCCATCTCCACCCAAACTGCCACCAACACCACCAGCCACAGctccatcttcctcttcctcctcctccccctcttcctcctcatacCCAGGCTTACAGCACAGACCAAAATCTCTCCTGTGGGCTCCCTAGTTTCAGCCTGTGCCACGCTGCAGTActcagcagcagcctgcagtctcTGGAGTGCCTCATCAGTGAGATCCACCCTCCTTGCATCAAAGAGCGCATGCTGGGCCGTGGATATGAAGCCATGGGAATGCCTCAGCAGCTGGAGCACCAGCAGCAAGCCCACATCCAGCTCCCCGTCTACAGATAAGACGAGGTGCAACCTCGCAGTGGGACACAGAGAAGACAAACTTTTTCTAGACAATGGAAGTACCAGTTTAGACATCTATGAGAAAGATATGCCTTTTTAGTTTGTGCATGTATTCGTAGGCTTTGTGTTTGTATGCCTGAAAAAGGTAAACGATAATCATGACTTGAGATACAGGTTTATGCTACAGACTCTTcaccttttatttttgtatctttAATGGCCGCTGAACATGACCGCTGTTGATTTAACACTGAAGCTGAGCACCTGATCGCActtgtattttaatatttactgtatattttataaGTGATTTTTGTAGGCCTTTACAAAAAATGGAAACACACAGAACCGAGCTGGTTAGGGGGTACCTGTCAAAAAATACACGTCCTTAGATCTGAAAAAGAGCTCTGGTAATAGTTTTTGTGCATctgttgtatattttttaacataaatatttGAGTGTGAACGTTGCTTTATTCTCTGAACTTTTGGTTGTTTCTCCCAGTTAACTGGCACCCTTCAGCTTTTTCATCATGATGCAACTTTTATGTCCACTGTAAGGGGGGGATATTGCATATAAATGTGAATATCTTTTTTCTGTaatgtgttttaacatcttAACTGATGTTGTGTCATAACGCTCAGCTCAGATTGTTTGGACTCTTGCATTTCCAAATCAACACTGTTTCATTCAGGCCAAGCAAGATGTGCCCCCTGgttgtattttttaacattttgaaatCTCATTTCTCTTGAATGAAATATAGATATTCTCTAGAAGGTGACTGCTTCATGAGATTTGTGTAATAGAGTGCCATGTTGGAGAGCAGGAAGTCTGAATCTATTAGTGTCTTCTATGTAGGGCTATATTATCTCTGATGGTTTGAGATGTGTGACTGAGTAGTTCTTTGTGTGTCTGCAATGGTTCTGTAatactatttatttatgtcaGCCTGGTGAGTTATATGGCAAACTGTCTCTATAATTATAAAGTGCAATTATTATATATGAACATGTGAGCTCTCTCCATGAATTATGTGACTGAAATAACTACTTTTTGCAATGTATGACCTTAGTCCTCCCAATTTTTGAGTCTCTTCTTAAGGATTGTCaagtaaattaaattttctAAACCCAGCAAATGCTGTGTTATTATGCATTCAGATTTATTATGTGGCAGACATGCTGCCTTATTATATTCATGAATGATAAAGTAGTTGTGAAAAgctgagaattttttttattgcagagGGATTTAAAGCTTAACCACCAGGCAAGTCCCTTTTTCCCCCCCATCATTTTGGTAACATTCATCTTTTCACCAAAGATTTCAGCTCTGTAATATGATGTAAGGCAATCTTTGGCTGAAACACATTGGACGTGTTCCTTTATAAATGATGCAAGCTGAAAGTGCTAATTTTCTTATCACTGTGAATTATGTTAGAGCAGATGGATGGGCAGTGCTTGAGGCAGGAGCCATTGAATACTTCAAAGTACAtatgtaaatgaaaatgtgcaGGCCCTCTCCTTAagatattacatttttctgtaggAATATTGTTATTTTAGAAATAGGCTGACTGTTCCCCTGCCTCAGAATCGCAAATCTTCATTGATGTGTCTGGCTGCAATCTTTATGTTGCTTCAATTGCCCCTAAATTGGATGCTATAGCAGCAGTGTAGCTCAGATCACTGTGAACATAAAAAGCACAGCTAGTTtaagtagcctattataaaacaaattacaTAGATGATGTGAATAATGGCATTAGAAGCACAGTTGATAGTAAAACTGCATTACCAATTGATGACCTCATTTCAGATAACAAATATGTCAGAGCGAAAGGTCAGTGGCTTTGTCATTGTGGCATTGTTGCAAAATGAGTTGCAGCTTTTAGTCCGTTGTGTTTTGCCTTCCTATCAGGCAGGACTGCTGATAAACCTCCAGGATTACGGACGTGTTCTTCTAGCTCAGAGACGATTAGCTCAGTCTCCTCTGGGAGAAGAACCAGAGCTACTCTAGCCTCTGGGACACACTTCAGATAAGTAAGAgtgggaagaggaagaggatggcTGATGAGGAACATTAGTATACATGTGGTAGAAAAATTTCCCATTTAATGTCAATATCTGGGGGGGAAAAAGCAGCAATTTGCCTCAAAATATTTCTGTAGAGTAACTAAGATCCATTTAAAATTTAAGAGATTTAATAATAAGCTGGAATTACACTCAAAATACTACCTCTTTATTACAATActgataaaaatttaaaaaataagtaaacactgccacctagtggatgtttcttgaatttaaattttatttttctgcttcaaaAGTTAAAATTGAGATCAAATTTAAACACAAACGATTCAACAGAATTCATATAATATTCATTCAGAAAATATGGCtctaattaatat
It encodes:
- the LOC121629863 gene encoding protein FAM222A isoform X2, with translation MVSRYPSPAELDAFAQKTANSPLSIKIFPSDVRVPQHKQLNKTVNGLDTTGQHYSPYSHPHSGGYQGLLAIVKASVVIKGIVKTSEGKRTKHANSQTSVAPYNNPVNNGYTVRHGHKAYHISSCKPPDVPIETLCSTAGMASGDQSLAPQSELAEVQSLMRQMSRVPHRQALQLGGEARASPSLQAVAAVAHSDSDFVLGVPPQSSLAFAGAVLPTQSADTAKAGYLERGDYTVWQHKAQMQQQSYQQGAVRMYSISNSAQGHRGAEAGVGQSPETCLPLPCPSQLSYRHHPGNVERVNSSSLSHATMQGERTVGQYFAPLWDNPNSDCYTSQVLAPGTCTARPRDHPHLHPNCHQHHQPQLHLPLPPPPPLPPHTQAYSTDQNLSCGLPSFSLCHAAVLSSSLQSLECLISEIHPPCIKERMLGRGYEAMGMPQQLEHQQQAHIQLPVYR
- the LOC121629863 gene encoding protein FAM222A isoform X1; its protein translation is MLACIQRRQNFSSQRLACTPKSLDVQPPPLLLPVPQLQPCTHKGEPPSMVSRYPSPAELDAFAQKTANSPLSIKIFPSDVRVPQHKQLNKTVNGLDTTGQHYSPYSHPHSGGYQGLLAIVKASVVIKGIVKTSEGKRTKHANSQTSVAPYNNPVNNGYTVRHGHKAYHISSCKPPDVPIETLCSTAGMASGDQSLAPQSELAEVQSLMRQMSRVPHRQALQLGGEARASPSLQAVAAVAHSDSDFVLGVPPQSSLAFAGAVLPTQSADTAKAGYLERGDYTVWQHKAQMQQQSYQQGAVRMYSISNSAQGHRGAEAGVGQSPETCLPLPCPSQLSYRHHPGNVERVNSSSLSHATMQGERTVGQYFAPLWDNPNSDCYTSQVLAPGTCTARPRDHPHLHPNCHQHHQPQLHLPLPPPPPLPPHTQAYSTDQNLSCGLPSFSLCHAAVLSSSLQSLECLISEIHPPCIKERMLGRGYEAMGMPQQLEHQQQAHIQLPVYR